One window from the genome of Pedobacter schmidteae encodes:
- a CDS encoding TonB-dependent receptor: protein MRLTAIVSVAGILQAKAEPLHNHLFIQQDPVSQDGKVVDSEGIPLPGVEVRIVGSNVVTVTNGSGQYTIKAKKGDRLKFHLLGYADVEKIADLKFTTITLISSAQNLNELVVVGYGTQKKVNLLGAVAAIKVDDQLTSRSLPNVSSALQGMLPGLAVNQTSGMAGNNSATLLIRGLGTVNDANPLVVVDGMPDVNINRINMNDVESVSVLKDAASAAVYGSRGANGVILITTKSGKGAQGTKINASISSTIQKATNAFEFMPNYAKALTVTQRAQAVSLVPASITFKNGTIDEWFAKSMIDPLRYPNTDWWDIITRNGQLNNYNISATGGNEKSNFYLSVGAMDEKGIQIENDFKRYNALFSYDAKIKKSINLGVRFSGNWSNLKFNYEEGFTANGTSGLDIFTAPAGVTPYDPVTGYYGGAMAYNESILASNPYVDYINRNKNNLERQEAMGNVYFEYNPIPGLKGRIDYNLNYGSQFTWRADIPSRAYNFQLDAFNNRAYVGDNERIYNADRNNFKTQLTAKISYDKVIAKKHEFNVMAAYSEEFWKIRTLSANRENRFHPLLHELDAALGSVNITNNGASSTEGMRSYIGRLNYSAFNKYLFEVNFRADGSSRFIKGSQYGFFPSGAVGWRFTEESFIKPLTDKIGLTNGKFRASYGSLGNNNGVGLYEQQEVLTNTNYVNSTLNGSVVNQTAVLGFQNKKLINRDLTWEKTTMLNLGLDMAFLGNRLTTEFDYYNRLTTGMIRPGDLSILLASALSIPPLNQGPRKNLGDLRNRGLEANLTWKENRGDFGYMLNLNASYNTTVLEKWPEFLARSAVFIDMPYYFVYAYQSSGIAQTWEDVYNAPIQGASPGDILLKDLNGDGRIDHNDQVAYPNFQTQRPTTNFAFRGNVSWKGFDLGVMLQGATGRKDYYNNNMTNTKISQATNQAINWNQYLNTWAVDNRNAALPRLTSGTAAAPFTTNASTFWLDDVTYLRVKNLQLGYTFNKPYLKKVGVGSIRIYGSADNLATITNYRGLDPEKVSYSNDVYPISKMFVLGLNVEL, encoded by the coding sequence ATGAGGTTGACTGCTATAGTTTCTGTAGCGGGTATATTGCAGGCTAAGGCCGAACCATTGCATAATCATTTGTTCATTCAGCAGGACCCTGTCTCTCAAGATGGCAAGGTGGTTGATTCGGAAGGTATACCCTTGCCGGGGGTAGAAGTGAGGATTGTGGGGTCTAATGTGGTTACAGTAACCAATGGTAGTGGCCAGTATACTATAAAAGCAAAAAAAGGCGACCGGCTTAAATTTCATTTGCTGGGTTATGCAGATGTTGAAAAGATAGCAGATCTTAAATTTACGACCATAACATTGATTTCTTCTGCTCAAAATCTGAACGAATTGGTGGTGGTGGGTTATGGTACCCAAAAGAAAGTAAATTTACTTGGTGCTGTTGCGGCCATAAAAGTGGATGATCAGTTGACCAGCAGGTCCTTGCCAAATGTTTCCTCTGCATTGCAGGGAATGTTGCCGGGGCTGGCAGTAAATCAGACTTCGGGTATGGCGGGCAACAATAGTGCTACGCTGTTGATCCGCGGTTTGGGTACTGTAAATGATGCCAATCCGCTGGTTGTGGTAGACGGGATGCCGGATGTCAATATCAACCGGATCAATATGAACGATGTGGAGAGTGTTTCGGTTTTAAAAGATGCAGCTTCTGCAGCTGTATATGGTTCACGTGGTGCAAATGGTGTAATTCTCATTACTACAAAATCAGGGAAAGGTGCCCAGGGAACAAAAATAAACGCTTCTATAAGTTCTACTATACAAAAAGCAACCAATGCTTTTGAGTTTATGCCAAATTATGCCAAAGCGCTAACAGTTACGCAGCGTGCGCAGGCGGTTAGCTTGGTGCCGGCCTCCATTACATTTAAAAATGGAACAATTGACGAATGGTTTGCGAAGAGTATGATTGATCCGCTTCGTTATCCAAATACAGATTGGTGGGATATTATCACCAGAAACGGACAATTGAACAACTATAATATTTCAGCTACGGGAGGAAACGAGAAGTCGAATTTTTATCTTTCTGTGGGGGCAATGGATGAAAAGGGAATTCAGATAGAGAATGATTTTAAGCGGTATAATGCACTTTTTAGCTATGATGCAAAAATTAAAAAGAGCATCAATTTAGGTGTTCGGTTTTCAGGTAATTGGTCAAACCTTAAGTTCAATTATGAAGAGGGCTTTACGGCTAATGGTACCAGTGGACTGGATATTTTTACCGCTCCTGCGGGGGTGACACCTTATGATCCGGTTACCGGGTATTATGGTGGTGCAATGGCTTATAACGAGAGCATTCTGGCCAGTAATCCTTATGTGGATTATATCAATAGGAATAAAAATAACCTGGAACGGCAGGAGGCGATGGGAAATGTTTACTTCGAGTACAATCCTATTCCGGGGCTAAAAGGACGTATTGACTATAATTTAAATTATGGGAGTCAGTTTACCTGGCGCGCAGATATTCCTTCCAGAGCCTATAATTTTCAGTTGGATGCTTTTAATAATCGTGCTTATGTTGGCGATAACGAAAGAATTTACAATGCGGACAGAAATAACTTTAAAACACAGCTTACTGCGAAAATCAGTTACGATAAGGTGATTGCCAAAAAACATGAATTTAATGTAATGGCTGCTTATAGTGAAGAATTCTGGAAAATCAGAACGCTAAGTGCCAACAGGGAAAACCGGTTTCATCCATTGTTGCATGAATTAGATGCTGCTTTAGGTAGTGTAAACATCACTAACAATGGGGCGTCCAGTACCGAGGGGATGCGTTCCTATATCGGGCGTTTAAATTATTCGGCGTTTAATAAATATCTGTTTGAGGTGAACTTCAGGGCTGATGGCTCTTCCCGCTTTATTAAAGGATCTCAATATGGATTTTTCCCGTCGGGAGCTGTAGGATGGCGCTTTACAGAAGAGTCGTTTATCAAACCGCTTACAGATAAAATAGGACTTACCAATGGTAAATTCAGGGCCTCATATGGTTCTCTGGGGAACAACAATGGAGTTGGTTTGTACGAACAGCAGGAAGTGTTGACGAATACCAACTATGTGAATAGTACGCTAAATGGATCTGTTGTAAATCAAACCGCGGTTCTGGGCTTTCAGAATAAAAAATTAATCAATAGGGATTTGACCTGGGAGAAAACGACTATGTTAAACCTGGGGCTTGATATGGCATTTTTGGGAAATAGATTAACTACAGAATTTGATTATTATAACAGGTTGACAACAGGAATGATTCGTCCGGGAGATTTATCTATCCTGCTGGCTTCGGCACTTAGTATCCCACCACTCAATCAGGGGCCAAGGAAAAATCTTGGAGATCTTCGGAACCGTGGACTGGAAGCTAATTTGACCTGGAAAGAGAATAGAGGGGATTTCGGGTATATGTTAAACCTGAATGCCAGTTATAATACTACCGTGTTAGAGAAATGGCCTGAATTCCTTGCCCGAAGTGCTGTTTTTATTGATATGCCTTATTATTTTGTATATGCTTATCAATCGTCCGGCATAGCGCAAACCTGGGAAGATGTATATAATGCGCCAATACAAGGCGCTTCTCCTGGCGATATTTTGCTGAAGGATTTAAACGGGGATGGCAGGATTGATCACAATGATCAGGTGGCCTATCCGAATTTTCAAACGCAAAGGCCAACTACAAATTTTGCTTTTAGGGGTAATGTAAGTTGGAAAGGGTTTGATTTGGGGGTGATGCTGCAGGGTGCAACAGGGCGTAAAGATTATTACAATAACAACATGACCAATACCAAAATTTCGCAGGCTACCAATCAGGCGATAAACTGGAATCAGTATTTAAATACCTGGGCTGTTGATAACAGGAATGCTGCATTGCCTCGTTTGACCAGTGGAACTGCTGCTGCGCCATTTACCACCAATGCCAGTACATTCTGGCTGGATGATGTGACTTACCTGAGGGTGAAAAACTTGCAGCTTGGCTATACATTTAATAAGCCTTACCTGAAAAAAGTAGGGGTAGGAAGTATTCGTATTTACGGTTCGGCTGATAACCTGGCTACCATCACCAATTATCGTGGTTTGGATCCTGAAAAGGTGAGCTATAGCAATGATGTGTACCCGATTAGTAAAATGTTTGTACTGGGCTTGAATGTTGAATTATAA
- a CDS encoding RagB/SusD family nutrient uptake outer membrane protein encodes MKQNYFIRLSLLILLFGSFLLGSCRKDLLDQKSTVGLPSAIYWQTEADATSALMGVYNAFRASFDRDYHFDGHGEFVKVYNTGAVTPAPLGVNSPSNYGGSALETYKNLYGVITHANYVIENINLRMLPVAKTDAATKSLESIAGEARLLRGITYLRLISLWGDVPYVGKIIYNPINVDTLSRMPIKQVKDSILADFTYAFEKLPVKNPVISRPSKPAALAFRGKMQLFWASWNKFGWPELDKFTPSVTEAEVAYRAAAADFKAVIQTPGLDLFRGGDPGQWGTMGAADVLPNYYYMFIPNPGNLNAGGEMLMVLPHGSGMTPVQGDEYQRVFTGPLNGLGQNQVIPRYELANRYQSTITGDFLPPLVQIQPNVAGARTAPNSAINPDSYKDRDYRMKATMLWDYEKIMGQGEIDQTAYVNFLYKTFSGKSTINGVEYFNFTDNGTNLSGYQFRKFVRNYGGLARSNGDFNWPVMRLADVFLMYAEATNAVDGPQADAIALVNRVRRRGNLPPLAASKTSGAAAFFSAIEQERIVELVGEGQRAFDIRRWRAIERVFGPAYGDGKWFMDTHGNNWERFFQNAPELTYQRCYIYQIPETERTRNKNLTQNTPWR; translated from the coding sequence ATGAAACAAAATTATTTTATACGGCTGTCTCTCTTGATTCTCCTGTTTGGCTCGTTTTTACTGGGTTCATGTAGAAAGGATTTGCTGGACCAAAAATCTACAGTTGGCTTGCCTTCGGCTATTTACTGGCAAACGGAGGCTGATGCAACTTCGGCTTTAATGGGTGTTTATAATGCCTTTCGGGCTAGTTTCGACCGTGATTATCATTTCGATGGGCATGGGGAGTTTGTTAAAGTGTATAATACAGGAGCGGTTACACCTGCGCCACTTGGTGTGAATAGTCCGAGTAATTACGGAGGTTCGGCCCTGGAGACTTACAAAAACTTGTATGGTGTGATCACACATGCGAATTATGTTATTGAAAATATAAATCTGCGCATGCTGCCTGTTGCAAAGACCGATGCAGCTACCAAAAGCTTGGAAAGTATTGCCGGAGAGGCTCGTTTGTTGCGCGGAATTACCTATTTGCGCTTAATTTCTTTATGGGGCGATGTGCCTTATGTAGGGAAGATTATCTATAATCCTATAAATGTGGATACATTATCGAGAATGCCGATTAAGCAGGTTAAAGATTCTATTCTGGCCGATTTTACTTACGCCTTTGAAAAATTGCCGGTAAAAAATCCGGTAATTAGCCGGCCTTCAAAACCTGCGGCACTGGCTTTTAGGGGTAAAATGCAATTGTTTTGGGCAAGCTGGAATAAATTTGGCTGGCCCGAACTGGATAAATTTACTCCGAGTGTTACTGAAGCAGAAGTAGCCTACAGGGCGGCAGCAGCCGATTTTAAAGCTGTAATTCAGACCCCTGGTCTGGATCTTTTCCGTGGAGGTGATCCGGGACAATGGGGTACAATGGGGGCTGCAGATGTGTTGCCTAACTATTATTATATGTTTATTCCTAATCCGGGTAATTTAAATGCCGGTGGAGAAATGTTGATGGTACTGCCGCATGGCTCTGGCATGACTCCAGTACAGGGTGATGAATATCAACGTGTTTTTACGGGGCCGCTAAATGGCTTAGGGCAAAATCAGGTTATACCACGTTACGAACTTGCTAATCGTTATCAGTCGACCATTACCGGCGACTTTCTACCACCGCTGGTGCAGATACAGCCGAATGTAGCGGGAGCACGTACAGCGCCAAACTCAGCGATTAATCCTGATAGTTATAAAGACCGGGATTATCGGATGAAGGCTACGATGTTGTGGGATTATGAAAAAATTATGGGACAGGGAGAGATTGATCAGACTGCCTATGTAAATTTTCTTTATAAAACCTTCTCTGGTAAGTCGACCATCAATGGGGTGGAGTATTTTAATTTTACGGATAATGGAACCAATTTGTCTGGCTATCAGTTTAGGAAATTTGTTAGGAATTATGGCGGTTTGGCCAGGAGTAATGGTGATTTTAACTGGCCGGTAATGCGACTGGCAGATGTATTCTTAATGTATGCCGAAGCAACAAATGCGGTAGATGGGCCGCAGGCAGATGCGATAGCTTTGGTAAACAGGGTACGCCGCAGAGGTAATCTTCCTCCTTTGGCTGCATCTAAAACTTCAGGTGCTGCAGCATTTTTTAGTGCTATTGAGCAGGAACGTATTGTTGAGCTGGTGGGTGAAGGTCAGCGCGCATTTGATATACGTCGCTGGCGAGCCATAGAGCGCGTATTCGGGCCGGCGTATGGTGATGGGAAGTGGTTTATGGATACGCATGGGAACAATTGGGAGCGGTTTTTTCAAAATGCACCCGAGTTGACTTATCAGCGTTGCTATATCTATCAGATTCCGGAAACAGAGCGTACCCGCAACAAAAACCTGACCCAAAATACACCATGGAGATAA
- a CDS encoding aspartate aminotransferase family protein has product MINSWLKSAGVITKNEKWIPGGVVSLNRKSEPNICFSRGSGSRVWDIEGNEYIDYQAGFAAAFLGHNDPDVNAAVLASINDQSVLMGAGPTDLEGQFAELFCKSVPTAEKLQITTTGSEATYHAIRIARAVTGRDHVIIMQGGYNGWHNDVAGNVISNLQDVGERVSPGEYPFDSLSAGIPEQHKALIHVVNYNDLESVEYITKRYPVACIILEPILQNVGIVKPEQGYLEGLRKMADDNGFLLIFDEVKTGFRHALGGFQSICGVTPDLSTFGKAIANGYPMGVIAGKAKYMDYFVHPDKEKRVLIAGTFNAHPLTTIAAIATLQKLSSATASVYQHVEQLGAVLESGLNNILSKYDKPFYVARQGSAFCVYFMDHAPKDFHDIALNNDAAFDKAYRHKLIEEGIFNFPLPSKQGSISFAHSMADIEETLEKNEKVLSALFNR; this is encoded by the coding sequence ATGATAAATAGTTGGCTAAAATCGGCGGGAGTAATTACCAAAAATGAAAAATGGATCCCTGGAGGGGTTGTTTCACTTAATCGGAAATCTGAGCCGAATATCTGTTTTTCAAGGGGATCTGGAAGCAGGGTGTGGGATATCGAGGGTAATGAGTATATCGACTACCAGGCTGGATTTGCTGCTGCGTTTCTGGGGCACAACGACCCGGATGTAAATGCTGCAGTTTTAGCTTCTATAAATGATCAGTCCGTATTGATGGGCGCAGGTCCCACAGATCTGGAAGGGCAATTTGCGGAATTGTTCTGTAAAAGTGTGCCTACGGCCGAGAAATTGCAGATCACCACTACGGGTTCTGAAGCAACATATCATGCTATCCGCATTGCAAGAGCGGTTACCGGACGAGATCATGTGATCATTATGCAAGGTGGATACAATGGCTGGCACAATGATGTGGCTGGAAACGTGATTAGTAACCTTCAGGATGTAGGCGAAAGGGTAAGTCCGGGCGAATATCCCTTTGATTCTTTGTCGGCAGGAATTCCTGAGCAGCATAAGGCATTGATTCATGTGGTCAACTATAATGATCTGGAATCTGTGGAATACATTACCAAACGTTACCCGGTGGCTTGTATCATTCTGGAGCCTATCCTGCAAAATGTGGGCATTGTGAAGCCGGAGCAGGGCTATCTGGAAGGTTTGCGCAAGATGGCTGATGATAATGGATTTCTGCTGATTTTTGATGAGGTAAAAACAGGTTTTCGTCATGCATTGGGTGGTTTTCAGAGTATTTGTGGTGTTACGCCCGATCTGAGTACTTTCGGTAAGGCCATAGCCAATGGATATCCCATGGGGGTAATTGCGGGTAAAGCCAAATACATGGATTATTTTGTGCATCCGGATAAAGAAAAAAGAGTGCTCATTGCAGGTACGTTTAATGCGCATCCATTGACCACTATTGCGGCTATAGCCACCTTGCAGAAGTTGTCTTCGGCAACGGCGTCGGTTTATCAGCATGTAGAGCAACTGGGCGCAGTGCTGGAAAGTGGTTTGAATAATATCCTTTCCAAATACGATAAGCCCTTTTATGTTGCCCGTCAGGGATCTGCATTTTGTGTTTATTTTATGGATCATGCTCCGAAAGATTTTCACGATATTGCTTTGAATAACGATGCTGCTTTTGATAAAGCATATCGCCATAAGTTAATTGAGGAAGGAATATTTAATTTTCCATTGCCTTCTAAACAGGGAAGTATTTCTTTTGCGCACAGTATGGCAGATATAGAAGAGACACTGGAGAAAAATGAAAAAGTATTGTCGGCATTATTTAACAGATAA
- a CDS encoding GntR family transcriptional regulator has product MKEDSQSNKVYSELRKKILSNQLVPGTRLKEDVWATKTEVSRVSVREALNRLLGEGLLELGEKGGYYVKTMTAADVREIREIRELLELGALRLAFNHVTADDIAELDRICDDFSAMVKNGYFSGACEADVKFHETLINISGNAKLKQLYELSNIPLFHLKLGRSQTHMDDYELTDKEHREILKSLKTKSLKKAEESLIKHLTRGEVASLELE; this is encoded by the coding sequence ATGAAAGAGGATTCGCAATCAAACAAAGTATATTCTGAATTGAGGAAAAAGATATTGTCTAATCAACTGGTTCCGGGAACAAGACTGAAGGAGGATGTCTGGGCAACAAAAACTGAAGTGAGTCGCGTTTCTGTGCGCGAGGCGCTAAATCGTTTATTGGGCGAAGGTTTGTTGGAACTGGGCGAAAAGGGGGGGTATTACGTAAAAACGATGACTGCAGCTGACGTCAGGGAAATCCGGGAGATTCGGGAGTTGTTGGAGTTGGGTGCTTTGAGGTTGGCTTTTAACCATGTTACTGCTGATGATATTGCTGAGCTGGATCGCATATGTGATGACTTTTCGGCGATGGTGAAAAACGGTTATTTTTCGGGTGCTTGCGAAGCAGATGTAAAGTTTCATGAAACCCTGATCAATATTTCCGGAAACGCTAAATTGAAGCAGCTTTATGAATTGAGTAATATTCCTTTGTTTCATTTGAAGCTTGGAAGGTCGCAGACCCATATGGATGATTACGAGCTGACGGATAAAGAACACCGTGAGATTCTGAAGTCGCTGAAGACAAAGAGCCTGAAAAAGGCAGAAGAGTCTTTAATTAAACACCTTACCCGAGGTGAGGTGGCTTCATTGGAACTGGAGTAG
- a CDS encoding SDR family NAD(P)-dependent oxidoreductase — translation MEKLFQDKVLVISGGLGDIGQAICREFAGQGAAIAIGGLQDVADAQVFLEELKQLCNVPSYYTKVDVADPAAVDSWLQEVESHLGVPSLIISNAATVTQAAIHQMTPEEWSRELRVNLDGSFFLTQKATKRMVEANLPGHVIFIGSWAAEAVHPNLPAYCVSKAGVRMLCRCMALELAPHQIMVNEIAPGYVEAGLSAEIWAKNPGLINEAAKKVPVGKIMSAAAVAQQVAHLCHPANEHITGSTLLMDGGLSLRTL, via the coding sequence ATGGAAAAATTGTTTCAGGATAAGGTACTTGTCATCAGCGGAGGTCTGGGAGATATCGGGCAGGCCATCTGTCGTGAATTTGCAGGGCAGGGGGCAGCCATCGCCATTGGTGGTTTACAGGATGTGGCAGATGCGCAGGTATTTTTAGAAGAACTGAAGCAGTTGTGCAACGTGCCTTCGTATTATACAAAAGTGGATGTTGCCGATCCGGCAGCTGTTGACAGTTGGTTGCAGGAGGTGGAGTCTCATTTGGGTGTTCCCAGTCTGATCATTTCCAATGCGGCTACCGTAACCCAGGCGGCTATTCACCAGATGACACCCGAGGAATGGTCGCGGGAGCTGAGGGTGAACCTGGATGGTTCATTTTTCCTGACACAAAAAGCTACCAAACGAATGGTGGAGGCGAACTTGCCGGGACACGTTATTTTTATCGGTAGCTGGGCGGCTGAGGCCGTGCATCCTAATCTTCCTGCTTATTGTGTTTCAAAGGCAGGGGTAAGGATGCTTTGCAGATGTATGGCACTTGAACTGGCTCCGCATCAGATTATGGTCAACGAAATTGCGCCCGGGTATGTTGAGGCTGGCTTAAGTGCCGAAATATGGGCCAAAAACCCAGGGCTGATTAATGAAGCGGCCAAAAAAGTTCCTGTTGGTAAAATTATGAGTGCTGCCGCTGTGGCGCAGCAGGTTGCTCATTTGTGTCACCCTGCCAATGAGCATATCACAGGCAGTACCCTGTTGATGGATGGCGGGCTTTCATTGCGCACTTTATGA
- a CDS encoding DUF4466 family protein has protein sequence MKNKYILYVLFMLVFTGCKEKEYEVPTPPSGLQNDLIKRSLGPGIVGTDIEFAYAMALLPEKGKLASATVTASIAGAAGTYMDNKFYSTTSGGLEVGTVVGSLSVNSGNTTTVTYNPDISAATLRYFYRVPEEARGKEVTFTFSVTSTNGETNSYKAGPYPIRRMDMKKALVVIDPAASYLSIADMAVYDATFAAANPSKIDLVYLYRAITGVTFNHALVAPTASAEYRPGVTLPAGLINKTKLIKAWDIRDQQLVIGTGLATSVFVDDVDLQQRNFTDAPDFAINTRAESGVWVETADGKYRAYIYINSVINTTASKQMTIGIKRLTMK, from the coding sequence ATGAAGAATAAATATATTTTATATGTGCTTTTTATGCTTGTTTTTACAGGCTGCAAAGAAAAGGAATATGAAGTTCCAACGCCGCCATCGGGTTTACAGAATGACCTGATCAAAAGATCGCTGGGGCCTGGCATTGTAGGAACGGATATTGAATTTGCTTATGCGATGGCTTTGTTGCCGGAAAAAGGGAAGCTTGCCTCGGCGACGGTTACAGCCTCTATTGCTGGTGCTGCAGGTACTTATATGGACAATAAGTTTTACAGCACCACATCAGGTGGCCTGGAGGTGGGAACGGTTGTGGGTAGTCTATCGGTAAATAGTGGAAACACCACAACTGTAACGTATAACCCCGATATTTCGGCGGCTACCTTACGTTACTTTTACCGGGTTCCTGAAGAGGCACGCGGTAAAGAGGTGACTTTTACTTTTTCTGTCACTTCAACTAACGGTGAAACAAATAGCTATAAGGCGGGCCCCTATCCTATCAGAAGAATGGACATGAAGAAAGCTCTGGTGGTGATTGATCCTGCTGCATCTTATTTGTCTATAGCTGATATGGCGGTTTACGATGCAACATTTGCTGCGGCCAATCCTTCGAAAATCGACCTGGTGTACTTATATCGGGCCATTACAGGTGTAACCTTTAATCATGCTTTGGTGGCGCCTACGGCAAGTGCCGAGTACAGGCCGGGGGTAACCTTGCCGGCCGGGCTAATCAATAAAACAAAGCTTATTAAGGCATGGGATATCAGGGATCAGCAATTGGTGATTGGAACCGGGCTGGCCACCAGCGTATTTGTGGATGATGTGGATTTGCAGCAGCGTAATTTTACTGATGCGCCTGATTTTGCCATCAATACACGCGCCGAATCGGGAGTTTGGGTAGAGACTGCTGATGGTAAATACAGAGCGTATATTTACATCAATAGTGTAATTAATACAACAGCCAGTAAACAAATGACGATTGGCATCAAAAGGCTGACGATGAAATAA
- the dgoD gene encoding galactonate dehydratase, producing the protein MKITAIETFVCHARMRNWIFVKIVTDQPGLWGWGEATLEWHTRSVVGAIEDLSQLLIGEDPRRIEHLWQMMYRQHFWHGNGIVRGTAISGIDIALWDIAGKIHGVPTHELWGGRVRDYIRLYCHLGGGKMEDFYQTRPDDANRFGELARQAVEDGFTAFKSMAVPETMPLEGLKPIHYAEACVKSMREAVGNDIDIMVDCHARPSPRMGMQFAKALEPYGLYFFEEPCWPESIDDIALIQRAVSTPIASGERLVTIHAFRELFEKRAVSVIQPDITHCGGLSEVRRIAAMAEAYRISIAPHNPQGPVSTAASIEFGFATPGYIICESVHNDVPWRVDVVSEGFTVEKKGRVVRPNTRLGLGIEINEEEVKKHPFEQEVLQRTFYKDGSVGDW; encoded by the coding sequence ATGAAAATAACAGCTATAGAGACGTTTGTGTGCCACGCACGCATGAGGAACTGGATCTTCGTAAAGATAGTAACCGATCAGCCCGGACTTTGGGGCTGGGGTGAAGCTACACTGGAATGGCATACCCGTAGTGTTGTGGGGGCTATTGAGGACTTATCGCAGCTGCTTATTGGCGAAGATCCGCGCAGAATAGAACATTTGTGGCAAATGATGTACCGCCAGCATTTCTGGCATGGTAACGGTATTGTGAGAGGCACTGCTATTAGTGGAATTGACATTGCTTTGTGGGATATTGCAGGCAAAATACATGGCGTGCCTACCCATGAACTGTGGGGAGGTCGCGTACGTGATTACATCAGGTTGTATTGTCATCTTGGCGGAGGTAAAATGGAAGATTTTTACCAGACCCGGCCCGATGATGCCAATCGTTTTGGCGAATTGGCCAGGCAAGCGGTTGAGGACGGCTTTACGGCTTTCAAATCGATGGCTGTACCCGAAACTATGCCTTTGGAGGGATTAAAACCTATACATTATGCAGAGGCTTGTGTGAAATCTATGCGCGAAGCGGTAGGTAATGACATTGATATTATGGTGGATTGCCATGCCCGCCCTAGTCCGCGTATGGGAATGCAGTTTGCAAAAGCGCTGGAGCCTTATGGGTTGTATTTTTTTGAAGAGCCTTGCTGGCCGGAAAGTATAGATGATATCGCTTTAATTCAAAGAGCTGTATCTACACCAATAGCCAGTGGCGAGCGGCTGGTTACCATCCATGCTTTCAGGGAATTGTTTGAAAAGAGGGCGGTTAGTGTAATTCAGCCGGATATTACGCATTGTGGTGGATTGAGTGAGGTAAGGCGTATTGCGGCTATGGCCGAGGCGTACCGGATTTCGATTGCGCCTCATAATCCGCAGGGACCTGTAAGTACTGCTGCTTCTATTGAATTTGGTTTTGCAACCCCGGGGTATATTATTTGTGAGAGTGTGCACAACGATGTGCCATGGCGCGTAGATGTGGTGAGTGAAGGGTTTACGGTGGAGAAGAAAGGCCGGGTTGTGCGTCCGAACACAAGACTTGGTTTGGGTATTGAAATCAATGAGGAAGAGGTGAAGAAGCACCCATTTGAGCAGGAAGTGTTGCAAAGAACATTTTATAAAGATGGTAGTGTTGGCGATTGGTAG